A window from Burkholderiales bacterium encodes these proteins:
- the metZ gene encoding O-succinylhomoserine sulfhydrylase: MAEEFDFETRALRTGIHRSQFNEHSEALYLTSSFVFDNAAQAAARFAQQEPGYIYSRFTNPTVTAFEERLAALEGAPCCLATASGMAAILATVMGLMRSGEHIVASHSIFGATVQLFTQVLPKFGVETTFVSATDPAEWARAVRPNTRLLFVETPSNPLTEISDLRALAEVARSAGAWLAVDNCFCTPVLQRPFELGADLVIHSATKYLDGQGRVLGGAVLGPRELVMDGVYPFLRTAGPSMSPFNAWVILKGLETLKLRMRAHSDNALRLARWLEAQPAVERVYYPGLPSHPQHALAMRQQATGGGIVSFVVKGGREAAWRVIDSTRMISITANLGDVKTTITHPATTTHGRISPEARAAAGIGEGLLRLAVGLESVADLQADLARGLAQIA; this comes from the coding sequence ATGGCAGAGGAATTCGATTTCGAGACCCGGGCGCTGCGCACCGGAATCCACCGCAGCCAGTTCAACGAGCATTCCGAGGCCCTGTACCTCACCTCCAGCTTCGTCTTCGACAACGCCGCCCAGGCGGCGGCGCGCTTCGCCCAACAGGAGCCGGGCTACATCTACTCCCGCTTCACCAACCCCACGGTCACCGCGTTCGAAGAGCGGCTGGCGGCCCTGGAAGGGGCGCCCTGCTGCCTCGCCACCGCCTCCGGCATGGCGGCCATTCTGGCCACGGTCATGGGGCTCATGCGCTCGGGCGAGCATATCGTCGCCTCCCACAGCATCTTCGGCGCCACGGTGCAGCTCTTCACCCAGGTGCTCCCCAAGTTCGGGGTGGAGACCACCTTCGTCTCGGCCACCGACCCGGCCGAATGGGCCCGGGCGGTGCGGCCCAACACCCGGCTGCTCTTCGTGGAAACGCCGTCCAATCCCCTCACCGAGATCTCGGACCTTCGGGCCCTGGCGGAAGTGGCCCGTTCGGCGGGGGCATGGCTGGCGGTGGACAACTGCTTCTGCACCCCCGTACTGCAGCGCCCCTTCGAGCTGGGCGCGGACCTGGTCATCCACTCGGCCACCAAGTACCTGGACGGCCAGGGGAGGGTGCTGGGCGGCGCGGTGCTGGGTCCGCGGGAGCTGGTGATGGACGGCGTGTACCCGTTCCTGCGGACTGCGGGCCCCAGCATGAGCCCGTTCAACGCCTGGGTGATCCTCAAGGGGCTGGAGACGCTGAAGCTGCGCATGCGGGCCCATTCCGACAACGCCCTGCGCCTGGCCCGGTGGCTGGAGGCTCAGCCCGCGGTGGAGCGGGTCTACTACCCGGGGCTGCCCAGCCATCCCCAGCACGCCCTGGCGATGCGCCAGCAGGCCACGGGGGGCGGCATCGTCTCCTTCGTGGTCAAAGGCGGGCGCGAAGCGGCGTGGCGGGTGATCGATTCCACCCGCATGATTTCCATCACCGCCAACCTGGGCGACGTCAAGACCACCATCACCCACCCGGCCACCACCACCCACGGCCGCATCAGCCCGGAAGCGCGGGCGGCGGCGGGCATCGGCGAGGGGCTGCTGCGGCTCGCGGTGGGACTGGAATCGGTGGCCGACCTCCAGGCGGATCTGGCCCGGGGCCTGGCCCAGATCGCCTGA
- the truA gene encoding tRNA pseudouridine synthase A, with amino-acid sequence MRIALGLEYDGSRFCGWQSQADGCSVQDALERALGAIAGHPVRVVAAGRTDAGVHALAQVVHFDTRAARPESAWVRGTNTHLPASVAVLWARPVAEDFHARFSARERSYRYLLLNHPVRPGVASGRVGWFHQALDLERMREAARHLVGEHDFSAFRSSECQARTPVRTLSQLAIRREGSLLVFDFRANAFLHHMVRNILGCLVYVGKGAYPPEWLAQVLKGRDRALGAPTFPADGLYFSGVRYEPRWNLPAGWARDAVLPFESIPAMALEDG; translated from the coding sequence GTGAGAATCGCCCTCGGGCTGGAATACGACGGTAGCCGTTTCTGCGGCTGGCAGAGCCAGGCGGACGGCTGCTCGGTGCAGGACGCCCTGGAGCGGGCCCTGGGCGCCATCGCCGGCCATCCGGTGCGGGTGGTGGCGGCGGGGCGCACCGACGCCGGCGTCCATGCCCTGGCCCAGGTGGTGCATTTTGACACCCGAGCGGCGCGGCCGGAAAGCGCCTGGGTGCGGGGCACCAACACCCATTTGCCGGCCTCGGTGGCGGTGTTGTGGGCCCGGCCGGTGGCAGAGGATTTCCACGCCCGCTTCAGCGCCCGGGAGCGCAGCTACCGCTACCTGCTGTTGAATCACCCTGTGCGCCCCGGGGTGGCAAGCGGCCGGGTGGGCTGGTTTCACCAAGCTCTGGACCTGGAGCGCATGCGGGAAGCGGCCCGCCACCTCGTCGGAGAGCACGATTTCAGCGCCTTCCGCTCGTCGGAGTGCCAGGCGCGCACGCCGGTGCGCACCCTCTCGCAGCTGGCGATCCGGCGCGAGGGATCCCTTCTCGTCTTCGACTTCCGGGCCAACGCATTCCTTCATCATATGGTGAGGAACATCCTGGGCTGCCTGGTGTACGTGGGCAAGGGCGCCTATCCCCCCGAGTGGCTGGCCCAGGTCCTGAAAGGCCGCGACCGGGCGCTTGGGGCGCCCACGTTTCCCGCCGATGGCCTGTATTTCTCGGGTGTGCGCTACGAGCCGCGCTGGAACCTGCCCGCGGGCTGGGCGCGAGACGCCGTGCTCCCTTTCGAATCGATCCCAGCGATGGCCCTGGAGGACGGGTGA
- the folC gene encoding bifunctional folylpolyglutamate synthase/dihydrofolate synthase, whose protein sequence is MPSEFPSMSALGPGASLAQWLARLEQGTARVIEMGLDRVSRVWKTLGLVPPFPVITVGGTNGKGSVCALLESIYACAGYRVGLYTSPHLLRYNERVRVAQREAADEALVEAFRRIEAARGSTPLTYFEFGTLAAMLIFIESRVDVAVLEVGLGGRLDAVNIFDNDCAVVTCIDFDHMEYLGNTREEIGFEKAGIFKRGRAAVCADPDPPAVIETHARDVGTDLLQIGRDFGYTAEGAHWTYWGYGVRRAGLPRPALAGGYQLRNAAAALAVVDELKERLPVAAGDIRRGLVEVRLPGRFQVLPGRPVVVLDVAHNPHAARALAENLASQGRFRTTFAVIGMFKDKDILGVARALKPRVDVWLAATLPGERGASAERIVQALRDAGAEGEVRAFSQPAAAFAEASARAREDDRIVVFGSFLTVAEIMQVHAQAGEPRPSIPAS, encoded by the coding sequence ATGCCCAGCGAATTCCCTTCCATGTCCGCCCTCGGCCCCGGGGCGAGCCTCGCCCAATGGCTCGCCCGTCTCGAGCAGGGGACTGCCCGGGTCATCGAAATGGGGCTGGACCGGGTATCCCGGGTCTGGAAGACCCTCGGGCTCGTGCCGCCGTTTCCGGTGATCACCGTGGGCGGCACCAACGGCAAGGGCTCCGTGTGCGCCCTGCTGGAATCCATCTATGCCTGCGCCGGCTACCGGGTGGGGCTCTACACCTCCCCCCATCTGCTGCGCTACAACGAGCGGGTCCGGGTGGCGCAACGGGAGGCGGCCGACGAGGCCCTGGTGGAGGCGTTCCGCCGGATCGAGGCGGCCCGGGGCTCGACGCCCCTCACCTACTTCGAGTTCGGCACCCTGGCGGCCATGCTCATCTTCATCGAGTCCCGGGTGGATGTGGCGGTCCTGGAGGTGGGGCTGGGTGGGCGCCTGGACGCGGTCAATATCTTCGACAACGACTGCGCGGTGGTGACCTGCATCGACTTCGACCACATGGAATACCTCGGCAACACCCGGGAAGAGATCGGCTTCGAGAAGGCGGGCATCTTCAAGCGCGGACGCGCGGCAGTGTGCGCCGACCCGGATCCGCCGGCCGTGATTGAGACCCACGCCCGGGACGTGGGCACCGACCTGCTGCAGATCGGGCGCGACTTCGGCTACACCGCGGAAGGGGCCCACTGGACCTACTGGGGTTACGGCGTGCGGCGGGCTGGCCTGCCACGCCCGGCCCTCGCCGGCGGCTACCAATTGCGCAACGCCGCCGCCGCCCTGGCGGTGGTGGACGAGCTTAAAGAACGGCTGCCGGTGGCGGCGGGGGACATCCGGCGCGGCCTGGTGGAGGTTCGCCTGCCGGGCCGGTTCCAGGTGCTGCCGGGCCGCCCGGTGGTGGTGCTGGACGTGGCCCACAACCCCCACGCGGCCCGGGCCCTGGCGGAAAACCTGGCGAGCCAGGGGCGCTTCCGTACCACCTTCGCCGTGATCGGCATGTTCAAGGACAAGGACATCCTGGGCGTCGCCCGGGCGCTCAAGCCCCGGGTGGACGTGTGGCTCGCCGCCACCCTGCCGGGGGAGCGGGGCGCCAGCGCCGAGCGCATCGTCCAAGCCCTGCGGGACGCGGGGGCGGAAGGGGAGGTACGCGCCTTCTCCCAGCCTGCCGCCGCCTTCGCCGAGGCTTCGGCCCGGGCGAGGGAGGATGATAGAATCGTGGTGTTCGGCTCCTTTCTCACCGTCGCCGAGATCATGCAGGTTCACGCGCAAGCGGGCGAGCCCAGGCCTTCCATCCCGGCCTCCTAG
- the cvpA gene encoding colicin V biosynthesis protein, translated as MTAFDYLVLGIVGLSVLVSVLRGAVREVMALGGWVAAFLVANAFTAPVAEALPVALPGASLRLLLAFLLLFVATLVLSALVTLAVAELVKVAGLSLLDRGMGALFGLARGVLIVLVGVLLAGLTSVPREPFWREATLSAPLEGLASSVKNWLPQKLSQQIRFREAEPVGGG; from the coding sequence ATGACTGCATTCGATTACCTGGTGCTGGGAATCGTCGGGCTGTCGGTGCTGGTGAGCGTCCTGCGGGGCGCGGTGAGGGAAGTGATGGCCCTGGGAGGATGGGTGGCCGCCTTCTTGGTGGCGAACGCCTTCACCGCCCCCGTGGCGGAGGCGTTGCCGGTAGCGTTGCCCGGCGCGTCCCTGCGCCTGCTCCTGGCGTTCCTGCTGCTTTTCGTTGCCACTCTGGTGCTCTCGGCCCTCGTCACCCTGGCAGTGGCGGAACTCGTCAAGGTGGCGGGATTGTCCCTCCTCGACCGGGGCATGGGCGCCCTGTTCGGCCTGGCCCGGGGCGTGCTCATCGTGCTGGTGGGCGTGCTGCTGGCGGGCCTCACCTCGGTGCCGCGGGAGCCGTTCTGGCGGGAAGCGACCTTGAGCGCCCCGCTGGAGGGACTGGCGAGCAGCGTCAAGAACTGGCTGCCGCAGAAGCTGTCTCAGCAAATCCGTTTCCGGGAGGCAGAGCCCGTGGGCGGCGGCTGA
- a CDS encoding sporulation protein, with protein MAKALSSEELQFRKRARRRLIGAIALVLIAVVVLPMVLEREPRPVSQSIEIRIPSQETAPPLVAPAPPKEAGTVSRPPAALSSAIAPPGAAAPATPKEKPDGVQAGVAPAPPEPAREARSAEARSAAPESRERTKATAENRAWEISGAYVVQVGAFSSAENAKQLKDKLSANGIQAYTETVATAKGKQVRVRAGPFPTREAAEQTLARLERLGLNGIIASP; from the coding sequence ATGGCGAAAGCGCTCAGCAGCGAAGAGCTACAGTTCAGGAAGCGCGCGCGCAGAAGGCTGATCGGCGCCATCGCCCTGGTCTTGATCGCTGTGGTGGTGCTGCCCATGGTGCTCGAGCGGGAGCCCCGCCCCGTCTCCCAATCCATCGAGATCCGCATCCCCTCCCAGGAGACGGCGCCGCCCCTGGTGGCGCCCGCACCGCCCAAGGAGGCGGGGACGGTGAGCCGCCCGCCGGCGGCTTTGTCCTCCGCCATTGCGCCGCCCGGGGCCGCCGCGCCGGCCACCCCGAAGGAGAAGCCGGACGGGGTGCAGGCCGGTGTCGCCCCGGCGCCACCGGAGCCGGCACGAGAGGCCAGGTCCGCTGAGGCCAGGTCCGCTGCGCCAGAATCCAGGGAAAGGACGAAGGCGACCGCCGAGAACCGGGCGTGGGAAATTTCCGGCGCCTACGTGGTCCAGGTGGGGGCCTTCTCCAGCGCGGAAAATGCCAAGCAGTTGAAAGACAAGCTTTCTGCCAACGGCATCCAGGCCTATACTGAGACCGTCGCGACGGCCAAGGGAAAGCAGGTGCGGGTCCGGGCGGGTCCCTTTCCGACCCGGGAGGCAGCGGAGCAGACCCTCGCCAGGCTGGAACGGCTGGGCCTGAACGGCATCATCGCTTCCCCGTGA
- the trpB gene encoding tryptophan synthase beta chain — translation MQMYDLPDKAGHFGPYGGVFVAETLMAALEELKTQYERLRHDPEFQAELADELRHYVGRPSPIYHARRWSRELGGAQILLKREDLNHTGAHKINNTVGQALLARRMGKPRVIAETGAGQHGVATATVAARYGMECVVYMGSEDVKRQAPNVFRMKLLGATVVPVESGSKTLKDALNEAMRDWVTHVDDTFYIIGTVAGPHPYPMMVRDFQTVIGQEAKSQMLEQFGRQPDVLIACVGGGSNAIGLFHPYLGEPRVRMIGVEAGGHGLDSGRHAATLCAGRPGVLHGNRTYLLQDEDGQILETHSISAGLDYPGVGPEHAWLKDSGRAEYVAVTDEEALEAFHALCRYEGIIPALESAHALAYAARLAPTLSKDALLLVNLSGRGDKDINTVASRCGISL, via the coding sequence ATGCAGATGTACGACTTGCCCGATAAGGCCGGCCATTTCGGTCCTTACGGCGGCGTGTTCGTGGCCGAGACGCTGATGGCGGCCCTGGAAGAGCTCAAGACCCAGTACGAGCGGCTGCGTCACGATCCCGAGTTTCAGGCGGAGCTGGCCGACGAGCTGCGCCATTACGTGGGCCGTCCCAGCCCGATCTATCACGCCCGGCGCTGGTCCCGGGAGCTGGGCGGGGCGCAGATCCTGCTGAAACGCGAAGACCTCAACCATACCGGCGCCCACAAGATCAACAACACCGTGGGCCAAGCCCTGCTCGCGCGGCGTATGGGCAAGCCCCGGGTGATCGCCGAGACGGGGGCCGGCCAGCACGGGGTGGCAACCGCCACCGTGGCCGCCCGCTACGGCATGGAGTGCGTGGTGTACATGGGCTCGGAAGACGTGAAGCGCCAGGCGCCCAACGTGTTTCGCATGAAGCTCCTGGGCGCTACCGTGGTGCCGGTGGAAAGCGGCTCCAAGACCCTCAAGGACGCCCTCAACGAGGCCATGCGGGACTGGGTCACCCACGTGGACGACACCTTCTACATCATCGGCACCGTGGCGGGCCCCCATCCCTATCCCATGATGGTGCGGGACTTCCAGACGGTCATCGGGCAGGAGGCCAAAAGCCAAATGCTGGAACAGTTCGGGCGCCAGCCCGATGTCCTGATCGCTTGCGTGGGTGGCGGCTCCAACGCCATCGGCCTGTTCCATCCCTACCTGGGCGAGCCCCGGGTGCGCATGATCGGTGTGGAGGCGGGCGGTCACGGCCTGGATAGTGGTCGCCACGCGGCGACCCTGTGCGCAGGTAGGCCGGGCGTCCTGCACGGCAATCGCACCTATCTCCTCCAGGATGAGGACGGCCAGATCCTGGAGACCCACTCCATCTCTGCCGGCCTGGATTACCCGGGAGTGGGGCCTGAGCACGCCTGGCTCAAGGACAGCGGCCGGGCCGAGTACGTGGCGGTCACCGACGAGGAGGCACTGGAGGCCTTCCACGCCTTGTGCCGGTACGAGGGCATCATCCCGGCCCTGGAATCGGCCCACGCCCTGGCGTACGCGGCGAGACTGGCGCCCACCCTGTCCAAGGACGCCCTGCTGCTGGTGAATCTCTCCGGCCGCGGCGACAAGGACATCAACACCGTGGCCAGCCGCTGCGGAATCAGCCTCTAA
- the trpA gene encoding tryptophan synthase alpha chain — MSRIGAAFERLQRQGRKALIPFVTAGDPEPRLTLPILEALVAGGADVIELGVPFSDPMADGPVIQRASERALKQGITLRQVLGLVEAFRRLDGETPVVLMGYANPIEAMGYDAFVEQARACGVDGVLVVDYPPEEGEALARRLTAAEVDPIYLLSPTTPEARIAQVARLARGYVYYVSLKGVTGASHLDLDDVRSRIAVLRRSIRLPIGVGFGIRDARTARAVAEVADAVVVGSRIVQEIEDSPRDAVPARVRTLVASLREGMDQGAAAPGRVP; from the coding sequence ATGTCACGCATCGGCGCCGCCTTCGAGCGACTCCAGCGGCAGGGCCGCAAGGCCTTGATCCCTTTCGTCACCGCGGGAGATCCCGAGCCCCGGCTCACCCTTCCCATCCTGGAGGCCCTGGTGGCGGGGGGTGCCGACGTGATCGAGCTGGGGGTGCCTTTTTCCGACCCCATGGCCGACGGCCCCGTCATCCAGCGCGCTTCCGAGCGGGCCCTCAAGCAGGGAATCACCCTGCGTCAGGTGCTCGGCCTAGTGGAGGCGTTCCGCCGGCTCGACGGGGAGACGCCCGTGGTGCTCATGGGCTACGCCAACCCCATTGAGGCGATGGGCTATGACGCCTTCGTCGAGCAGGCGCGGGCGTGCGGGGTGGATGGGGTGCTGGTGGTGGACTATCCTCCCGAAGAGGGGGAGGCGCTGGCGCGGCGGCTCACGGCTGCGGAGGTCGACCCCATCTATCTTCTCTCCCCCACCACCCCCGAGGCCCGCATCGCCCAGGTAGCGCGGCTTGCCCGCGGCTACGTCTATTACGTCTCCCTGAAGGGAGTGACCGGCGCTTCCCACCTGGACCTGGACGACGTGCGTTCCCGCATCGCCGTCCTGCGGCGGAGCATCCGGCTCCCCATCGGCGTGGGCTTTGGCATCCGGGACGCCCGGACCGCGCGCGCGGTGGCGGAGGTGGCGGACGCGGTGGTGGTGGGCAGCCGCATCGTCCAGGAGATCGAGGACTCGCCCCGGGACGCCGTGCCGGCCCGGGTGCGGACCCTGGTGGCGAGCCTGCGGGAAGGCATGGACCAGGGCGCCGCGGCCCCGGGGAGGGTCCCGTGA
- the trpF gene encoding N-(5'-phosphoribosyl)anthranilate isomerase: protein MTAVKICGITRAEDAQAAARLGAHAVGFVFYDPSPRFIDPQRAAAIARAVPPFVTCVGLFVDPEPAWVREVLGVVPLQLLQFHGDEPPEFCARFGLPYVKAARVRPELDLLKYFIRYREARGLLLDAYRPGVPGGTGERFDWSLVPQGLPLPVILSGGLTPENVAEAIQAVRPWAVDVSSGVEADKGIKDAAKIAAFIERVRNADVRLAR from the coding sequence GTGACGGCGGTCAAAATCTGCGGCATCACCCGGGCCGAGGACGCCCAGGCCGCCGCCCGCCTGGGGGCCCACGCGGTCGGGTTCGTGTTCTACGACCCAAGCCCGCGCTTCATCGACCCCCAGCGGGCCGCCGCCATCGCCCGGGCGGTGCCGCCGTTCGTGACCTGCGTGGGGCTGTTCGTGGACCCGGAGCCGGCCTGGGTGCGGGAGGTGCTGGGCGTCGTGCCCCTGCAGCTTCTCCAGTTCCATGGGGACGAGCCCCCCGAGTTCTGCGCCCGCTTCGGCCTTCCCTACGTCAAGGCGGCGCGGGTCCGGCCGGAACTCGATCTGCTAAAATATTTCATTCGTTATCGCGAGGCTCGGGGGCTTCTGCTGGACGCTTACCGGCCCGGCGTCCCGGGCGGTACGGGGGAGCGCTTCGACTGGTCCCTGGTGCCCCAGGGGTTGCCGCTCCCGGTGATCCTGTCCGGGGGGCTCACGCCCGAGAACGTGGCCGAAGCGATCCAGGCGGTGCGGCCCTGGGCCGTGGACGTCTCGAGCGGCGTGGAAGCGGACAAGGGGATCAAGGACGCGGCGAAGATCGCCGCCTTCATCGAAAGGGTCCGGAATGCAGATGTACGACTTGCCCGATAA
- the accD gene encoding acetyl-coenzyme A carboxylase carboxyl transferase subunit beta encodes MSWLRKLLPPKIKRRDVGGRRGVPEGLWSKCEACEAVLYYSDLEKNLNVCPKCNHHNRLGARERLNLLLDPEGRFEIGAEVVPVDALKFKDSKRYTERLQEAQAETGEDDALVVIQGSVKTVPLVAAAFEFDFMGGSMGSVVGERFVRGVRACLEGNLPYVCFTATGGARMQEGLFSLMQMAKTNAALGKLAEARLPFISVLTDPTMGGVSASFAMIGDVVIAEPGALIGFAGPRVIEQTVRETLPEGFQRSEFLLEHGAIDLIVDRRRMRDTLASLVTLLMRAPAV; translated from the coding sequence GTGAGCTGGCTCCGCAAGCTCCTTCCTCCCAAGATCAAGCGCCGGGACGTGGGCGGCCGGCGCGGAGTGCCGGAGGGCTTGTGGAGCAAGTGCGAGGCGTGCGAGGCGGTGCTGTATTACTCCGACCTGGAGAAGAATCTCAACGTCTGCCCCAAATGCAACCACCACAACCGGCTCGGGGCGCGGGAGCGATTGAACCTGCTGCTGGACCCGGAGGGGCGTTTTGAGATCGGCGCCGAAGTGGTGCCGGTGGATGCGCTTAAATTCAAAGACAGCAAGCGCTACACCGAGCGGCTCCAGGAGGCGCAGGCGGAAACCGGCGAGGACGACGCCCTGGTGGTGATCCAGGGCAGCGTCAAGACGGTGCCCCTGGTGGCGGCCGCCTTCGAGTTCGATTTCATGGGCGGCTCCATGGGCTCGGTGGTGGGGGAGCGTTTCGTGCGGGGGGTGCGGGCCTGTCTGGAGGGAAACCTTCCCTACGTCTGCTTCACCGCCACCGGGGGCGCGCGCATGCAGGAGGGGCTCTTTTCCCTCATGCAGATGGCCAAGACCAACGCCGCCCTGGGCAAGCTCGCCGAGGCACGGCTGCCGTTCATCTCCGTGCTCACCGATCCCACCATGGGGGGCGTCTCGGCCAGCTTCGCCATGATCGGCGACGTGGTAATCGCCGAGCCCGGGGCCCTGATCGGTTTCGCCGGCCCCCGGGTGATCGAGCAGACGGTGCGGGAGACCCTGCCCGAGGGGTTCCAGCGCTCGGAGTTTCTCCTGGAGCACGGGGCTATCGACCTGATCGTGGACCGGCGCCGGATGCGGGACACCCTGGCGAGCCTGGTCACCCTGCTCATGCGCGCCCCGGCCGTTTGA
- the purF gene encoding amidophosphoribosyltransferase, whose product MCGIIGVVARGPVNQLLYDGLLVLQHRGQDAAGIVTAEGNTFHMHKGPGLVRDVFRTRNMRALTGNMGIAHCRYPTAGSAESAAEAQPLYVNSPFGLVLGHNGNLTNSEQLKQEMFRQDLRHINTNSDSEVLLNVLAHELQECTVNHRLDLPTIFRAVEGVHRRCRGAYACVAMIAGYGLLAFRDPLGIRPLVVGQAHTHQGTEYLVASESVALDTLGFKLTRDVDPGEAIFIDVDGNFYSKQCAKRWSRNPCIFEYVYLARPDSVMDGVSVYEARLNMGVALAEKIKREMRHLDIDVVIPIPDSSRPAALQLANRLGIDFREGFVKNRYIGRTFIMPGQSIRKKSVRHKLNAINVEFRDKNVLLVDDSIVRGTTSREIVQMAREAGAHKVYFASAAPPVRYPNVYGIDMPTREELIANGREPEEIAREIGADHLIYQDLEALKEAVRKVNPKLASFETSCFDGCYITGDVTPEYLSFLEARRGRGAQAAQEAAQLDLNLVTVD is encoded by the coding sequence ATGTGCGGCATCATCGGCGTAGTGGCCCGCGGGCCGGTCAACCAGTTGTTGTACGACGGGCTGCTGGTGCTGCAACACCGCGGCCAGGATGCGGCCGGCATCGTCACGGCCGAGGGCAACACCTTCCACATGCACAAGGGCCCGGGACTGGTGCGGGACGTGTTCCGCACCCGCAACATGCGGGCCCTCACGGGCAACATGGGCATCGCCCACTGCCGCTATCCCACCGCGGGCTCGGCCGAGTCCGCGGCGGAAGCCCAGCCCCTGTACGTGAATTCCCCCTTCGGCCTCGTGCTCGGCCACAACGGCAATCTCACCAACTCGGAGCAGCTCAAGCAGGAGATGTTCCGCCAGGACCTGCGCCACATCAACACCAACTCCGATTCGGAGGTGCTGCTCAATGTGCTGGCCCACGAGCTACAGGAGTGCACCGTCAACCACCGGCTGGATCTGCCCACCATTTTCCGCGCGGTGGAGGGGGTGCACCGCCGCTGCCGCGGCGCTTACGCCTGCGTGGCGATGATCGCCGGCTACGGGCTGCTCGCCTTCCGCGATCCCCTGGGCATCCGTCCCCTGGTGGTGGGCCAGGCCCACACGCACCAGGGCACCGAGTACCTGGTGGCCTCCGAGAGCGTGGCGCTGGACACCCTGGGCTTCAAGCTCACCCGGGACGTGGACCCGGGGGAGGCCATCTTCATCGACGTGGACGGCAACTTCTACAGCAAGCAGTGCGCCAAGCGCTGGTCACGCAACCCGTGCATCTTCGAATACGTCTACCTGGCGCGTCCGGACTCGGTCATGGACGGGGTGTCGGTGTACGAGGCCCGGCTCAACATGGGGGTGGCGCTGGCCGAGAAGATCAAGCGGGAGATGCGCCATCTGGACATCGACGTGGTGATCCCGATACCTGATTCCAGCCGCCCGGCAGCGCTGCAACTGGCGAACCGCCTGGGCATCGATTTCCGCGAGGGCTTCGTCAAGAACCGCTACATCGGCCGCACCTTCATCATGCCGGGGCAGTCGATCCGCAAGAAGTCGGTGCGGCACAAGCTGAACGCCATCAACGTGGAGTTCCGGGACAAGAACGTGCTGTTGGTGGACGACTCCATCGTGCGCGGCACCACCAGCCGGGAGATCGTGCAGATGGCCCGGGAGGCAGGGGCGCACAAGGTGTACTTCGCCTCGGCCGCGCCGCCGGTGCGCTACCCCAACGTCTACGGCATCGACATGCCCACCCGGGAGGAGCTGATCGCCAACGGGCGCGAGCCGGAGGAGATCGCCCGGGAAATCGGCGCCGACCATCTCATCTACCAGGACCTGGAAGCCTTGAAGGAGGCGGTGCGCAAGGTCAATCCCAAGCTCGCATCCTTCGAAACCTCCTGTTTCGACGGCTGCTACATTACCGGAGACGTGACCCCCGAGTACCTGAGCTTTCTCGAGGCCCGGCGCGGGCGCGGCGCCCAGGCGGCCCAGGAGGCCGCCCAGCTCGACCTGAACCTCGTCACCGTCGATTGA